In one Brienomyrus brachyistius isolate T26 chromosome 12, BBRACH_0.4, whole genome shotgun sequence genomic region, the following are encoded:
- the LOC125704410 gene encoding uncharacterized protein LOC125704410 isoform X34: MLFGQKDAELCSGRVPYGQKEAELCSGRVPYGQKEAELCSGRVPFGQKDAELCSGRVPFGQKEAELCSGRVSFGQKEAELCSGRVIFGQKETELCSFRVSFGQKETELCSGRVSYGQKEAGLCSGRVRFGQKEAGLCSGRVRFVQKEAVLCSGRVSFGQKVAELCSGRVRFGQKEAVLCSGRVLFGQKVAELCSGRVSFGQKEAELCSGRVSFEQKEAELCSGRVSFGQKVAELCSGRVRFGQKEAELCSGRVRCGQKEAVLCSGRVLFGQKVAELCSGRVRFVQKEAVLCSGRVLFGQKVAELCSGRVPYAQKEAELCSGRVRFGQKEAELCSGRVSFGQKDAELCSGRVPYGQKETGLCSGRVPFGQKEAELCSGRVSF, encoded by the exons ATGCTATTTGGACAGAAGGACGCGGAGCTGTGCTCAGGTAGGGTGCCATATGGAcagaaggaggcggagctgtgctCAGGTAGGGTGCCATATGGAcagaaggaggcggagctgtgctCAGGTAGGGTGCCATTTGGACAGAAGGACGCGGAGCTGTGCTCAGGTAGGGTGCCATTTGGACAGAAGGAGGCAGAGCTGTGCTCAG GTAGGGTGTCATTTGGACAGAAGGAGGCTGAGCTGTGCTCAGGTAGGGTGATATTTGGACAGAAAGAGACAGAGCTGTGTTCGTTTAGGGTGTCATTTGGACAGAAGGAGACAGAGCTGTGCTCAGGAAGGGTATCATATGGACAGAAGGAGGCAGGGCTGTGCTCAGGTAGGGTGAGATTTGGACAGAAGGAGGCAGGGCTGTGCTCAGGTAGGGTGAGATTTGTACAGAAAGAGGCAGTGCTGTGCTCAGGTAGGGTGTCATTTGGACAGAAGGTGGCAGAGCTGTGCTCAGGTAGGGTGAGATTTGGACAGAAAGAGGCAGTGCTGTGCTCAGGTAGGGTGCTATTTGGACAGAAGGTGGCAGAGCTGTGCTCAGGTAGGGTGTCATTTGGACAGAAGGAGGCAGAGCTGTGCTCAGGTAGGGTGTCATTTGAACAGAAGGAGGCAGAGCTGTGCTCAGGTAGGGTGTCATTTGGACAGAAGGTGGCAGAGCTGTGCTCAGGTAGGGTGAGATTTGGACAGAAAGAGGCAGAGCTGTGCTCAGGAAGGGTGAGATGTGGACAGAAAGAGGCAGTGCTGTGCTCAGGTAGGGTGCTATTTGGACAGAAGGTGGCAGAGCTGTGCTCAGGTAGGGTGAGATTTGTACAGAAAGAGGCAGTGCTGTGCTCAGGTAGGGTGCTATTTGGACAGAAGGTGGCAGAGCTGTGCTCAGGTAGGGTGCCATATGCACAGAAGGAGGCAGAGCTGTGCTCAGGTAGGGTGAGATTTGGACAGAAAGAGGCAGAGCTGTGCTCAGGTAGGGTGTCATTTGGACAGAAGGACGCGGAGCTGTGCTCAGGTAGGGTGCCATATGGACAGAAGGAGACGGGGCTGTGCTCAGGTAGGGTGCCATTTGGACAGAAGGAGGCAGAGCTGTGCTCAGGTAGGGTGTCATTTTGA
- the LOC125704410 gene encoding uncharacterized protein LOC125704410 isoform X18 produces the protein MLFGQKDAELCSGRVPYGQKEAELCSGRVPYGQKEAELCSGRVPFGQKDAELCSGRVPFGQKEAELCSGRVSFGQKEAELCSGRVIFGQKETELCSFRVSFGQKETELCSGRVSYGQKEAGLCSGRVRFGQKEAGLCSGRVSFGQKVAELCSGRVRFGQKEAVLCSGRVLFGQKEAELCSGRVPFGQKDAELCSGRVPYGQKEAELCSGRVPFGQKEAELCSGRVRFGQKEAELCSARVSFGQKEAELCSGRVPYAQKEAELCSGRVSFGQKEAELCSGRVSFGQKEAELCSGRVSFGQKEAELCSGRVIFGQKETELCSFRVSFGQKETELCSGRVSYGQKEAGLCSGRVRFGQKEAGLCSGRVRFVQKEAVLCSGRVSFGQKVAELCSGRVRFGQKEAVLCSGRVLFGQKVAELCSGRVSFGQKEAELCSGRVSFEQKEAELCSGRVSFGQKVAELCSGRVRFGQKEAELCSGRVRCGQKEAVLCSGRVLFGQKVAELCSGRVRFVQKEAVLCSGRVLFGQKVAELCSGRVPYAQKEAELCSGRVRFGQKEAELCSGRVSFGQKDAELCSGRVPYGQKETGLCSGRVPFGQKEAELCSGRVSF, from the exons ATGCTATTTGGACAGAAGGACGCGGAGCTGTGCTCAGGTAGGGTGCCATATGGAcagaaggaggcggagctgtgctCAGGTAGGGTGCCATATGGAcagaaggaggcggagctgtgctCAGGTAGGGTGCCATTTGGACAGAAGGACGCGGAGCTGTGCTCAGGTAGGGTGCCATTTGGACAGAAGGAGGCAGAGCTGTGCTCAG GTAGGGTGTCATTTGGACAGAAGGAGGCTGAGCTGTGCTCAGGTAGGGTGATATTTGGACAGAAAGAGACAGAGCTGTGTTCGTTTAGGGTGTCATTTGGACAGAAGGAGACAGAGCTGTGCTCAGGAAGGGTATCATATGGACAGAAGGAGGCAGGGCTGTGCTCAGGTAGGGTGAGATTTGGACAGAAAGAGGCAGGGCTGTGCTCAGGTAGGGTGTCATTTGGACAGAAGGTGGCAGAGCTGTGCTCAGGTAGGGTGAGATTTGGACAGAAAGAGGCAGTGCTGTGCTCAGGTAGGGTGCTATTTGGAcagaaggaggcggagctgtgctCAGGTAGGGTGCCATTTGGACAGAAGGACGCGGAGCTGTGCTCAGGTAGGGTGCCATATGGAcagaaggaggcggagctgtgctCAGGTAGGGTGCCATTTGGACAGAAGGAGGCAGAGCTGTGCTCAGGTAGGGTGAGATTTGGAcaaaaggaggcggagctgtgctCAGCTAGGGTGTCATTTGGAcagaaggaggcggagctgtgctCAGGTAGGGTGCCATATGCAcagaaggaggcggagctgtgctCAGGTAGGGTGTCATTTGGAcagaaggaggcggagctgtgctCAGGTAGGGTGTCATTTGGACAGAAGGAGGCTGAGCTGTGCTCAGGTAGGGTGTCATTTGGACAGAAGGAGGCTGAGCTGTGCTCAGGTAGGGTGATATTTGGACAGAAAGAGACAGAGCTGTGTTCGTTTAGGGTGTCATTTGGACAGAAGGAGACAGAGCTGTGCTCAGGAAGGGTATCATATGGACAGAAGGAGGCAGGGCTGTGCTCAGGTAGGGTGAGATTTGGACAGAAGGAGGCAGGGCTGTGCTCAGGTAGGGTGAGATTTGTACAGAAAGAGGCAGTGCTGTGCTCAGGTAGGGTGTCATTTGGACAGAAGGTGGCAGAGCTGTGCTCAGGTAGGGTGAGATTTGGACAGAAAGAGGCAGTGCTGTGCTCAGGTAGGGTGCTATTTGGACAGAAGGTGGCAGAGCTGTGCTCAGGTAGGGTGTCATTTGGACAGAAGGAGGCAGAGCTGTGCTCAGGTAGGGTGTCATTTGAACAGAAGGAGGCAGAGCTGTGCTCAGGTAGGGTGTCATTTGGACAGAAGGTGGCAGAGCTGTGCTCAGGTAGGGTGAGATTTGGACAGAAAGAGGCAGAGCTGTGCTCAGGAAGGGTGAGATGTGGACAGAAAGAGGCAGTGCTGTGCTCAGGTAGGGTGCTATTTGGACAGAAGGTGGCAGAGCTGTGCTCAGGTAGGGTGAGATTTGTACAGAAAGAGGCAGTGCTGTGCTCAGGTAGGGTGCTATTTGGACAGAAGGTGGCAGAGCTGTGCTCAGGTAGGGTGCCATATGCACAGAAGGAGGCAGAGCTGTGCTCAGGTAGGGTGAGATTTGGACAGAAAGAGGCAGAGCTGTGCTCAGGTAGGGTGTCATTTGGACAGAAGGACGCGGAGCTGTGCTCAGGTAGGGTGCCATATGGACAGAAGGAGACGGGGCTGTGCTCAGGTAGGGTGCCATTTGGACAGAAGGAGGCAGAGCTGTGCTCAGGTAGGGTGTCATTTTGA
- the LOC125704410 gene encoding uncharacterized protein LOC125704410 isoform X13, protein MLFGQKDAELCSGRVPYGQKEAELCSGRVPYGQKEAELCSGRVPFGQKDAELCSGRVPFGQKEAELCSGRVSFGQKEAELCSGRVSFGQKEAELCSGRVIFGQKETELCSFRVSFGQKETELCSGRVSYGQKEAGLCSGRVRFGQKEAGLCSGRVSFGQKVAELCSGRVRFGQKEAVLCSGRVLFGQKEAELCSGRVPFGQKDAELCSGRVPYGQKEAELCSGRVPFGQKEAELCSGRVRFGQKEAELCSARVSFGQKEAELCSGRVPYAQKEAELCSGRVSFGQKEAELCSGRVSFGQKEAELCSGRVSFGQKEAELCSGRVIFGQKETELCSFRVSFGQKETELCSGRVSYGQKEAGLCSGRVRFGQKEAGLCSGRVRFVQKEAVLCSGRVSFGQKVAELCSGRVRFGQKEAVLCSGRVLFGQKVAELCSGRVSFGQKEAELCSGRVSFEQKEAELCSGRVSFGQKVAELCSGRVRFGQKEAELCSGRVRCGQKEAVLCSGRVLFGQKVAELCSGRVRFVQKEAVLCSGRVLFGQKVAELCSGRVPYAQKEAELCSGRVRFGQKEAELCSGRVSFGQKDAELCSGRVPYGQKETGLCSGRVPFGQKEAELCSGRVSF, encoded by the exons ATGCTATTTGGACAGAAGGACGCGGAGCTGTGCTCAGGTAGGGTGCCATATGGAcagaaggaggcggagctgtgctCAGGTAGGGTGCCATATGGAcagaaggaggcggagctgtgctCAGGTAGGGTGCCATTTGGACAGAAGGACGCGGAGCTGTGCTCAGGTAGGGTGCCATTTGGACAGAAGGAGGCAGAGCTGTGCTCAG GTAGGGTGTCATTTGGACAGAAGGAGGCTGAGCTGTGCTCAGGTAGGGTGTCATTTGGACAGAAGGAGGCTGAGCTGTGCTCAGGTAGGGTGATATTTGGACAGAAAGAGACAGAGCTGTGTTCGTTTAGGGTGTCATTTGGACAGAAGGAGACAGAGCTGTGCTCAGGAAGGGTATCATATGGACAGAAGGAGGCAGGGCTGTGCTCAGGTAGGGTGAGATTTGGACAGAAAGAGGCAGGGCTGTGCTCAGGTAGGGTGTCATTTGGACAGAAGGTGGCAGAGCTGTGCTCAGGTAGGGTGAGATTTGGACAGAAAGAGGCAGTGCTGTGCTCAGGTAGGGTGCTATTTGGAcagaaggaggcggagctgtgctCAGGTAGGGTGCCATTTGGACAGAAGGACGCGGAGCTGTGCTCAGGTAGGGTGCCATATGGAcagaaggaggcggagctgtgctCAGGTAGGGTGCCATTTGGACAGAAGGAGGCAGAGCTGTGCTCAGGTAGGGTGAGATTTGGAcaaaaggaggcggagctgtgctCAGCTAGGGTGTCATTTGGAcagaaggaggcggagctgtgctCAGGTAGGGTGCCATATGCAcagaaggaggcggagctgtgctCAGGTAGGGTGTCATTTGGAcagaaggaggcggagctgtgctCAGGTAGGGTGTCATTTGGACAGAAGGAGGCTGAGCTGTGCTCAGGTAGGGTGTCATTTGGACAGAAGGAGGCTGAGCTGTGCTCAGGTAGGGTGATATTTGGACAGAAAGAGACAGAGCTGTGTTCGTTTAGGGTGTCATTTGGACAGAAGGAGACAGAGCTGTGCTCAGGAAGGGTATCATATGGACAGAAGGAGGCAGGGCTGTGCTCAGGTAGGGTGAGATTTGGACAGAAGGAGGCAGGGCTGTGCTCAGGTAGGGTGAGATTTGTACAGAAAGAGGCAGTGCTGTGCTCAGGTAGGGTGTCATTTGGACAGAAGGTGGCAGAGCTGTGCTCAGGTAGGGTGAGATTTGGACAGAAAGAGGCAGTGCTGTGCTCAGGTAGGGTGCTATTTGGACAGAAGGTGGCAGAGCTGTGCTCAGGTAGGGTGTCATTTGGACAGAAGGAGGCAGAGCTGTGCTCAGGTAGGGTGTCATTTGAACAGAAGGAGGCAGAGCTGTGCTCAGGTAGGGTGTCATTTGGACAGAAGGTGGCAGAGCTGTGCTCAGGTAGGGTGAGATTTGGACAGAAAGAGGCAGAGCTGTGCTCAGGAAGGGTGAGATGTGGACAGAAAGAGGCAGTGCTGTGCTCAGGTAGGGTGCTATTTGGACAGAAGGTGGCAGAGCTGTGCTCAGGTAGGGTGAGATTTGTACAGAAAGAGGCAGTGCTGTGCTCAGGTAGGGTGCTATTTGGACAGAAGGTGGCAGAGCTGTGCTCAGGTAGGGTGCCATATGCACAGAAGGAGGCAGAGCTGTGCTCAGGTAGGGTGAGATTTGGACAGAAAGAGGCAGAGCTGTGCTCAGGTAGGGTGTCATTTGGACAGAAGGACGCGGAGCTGTGCTCAGGTAGGGTGCCATATGGACAGAAGGAGACGGGGCTGTGCTCAGGTAGGGTGCCATTTGGACAGAAGGAGGCAGAGCTGTGCTCAGGTAGGGTGTCATTTTGA
- the LOC125704410 gene encoding uncharacterized protein LOC125704410 isoform X10 translates to MLFGQKDAELCSGRVPYGQKEAELCSGRVPYGQKEAELCSGRVPFGQKEAELCSGRVRFGQKEAELCSARVSFGQKEAELCSGRVSFGQKEAELCSGRVSFGQKEAELCSGRVIFGQKETELCSFRVSFGQKETELCSGRVSYGQKEAGLCSGRVRFGQKEAGLCSGRVSFGQKVAELCSGRVRFGQKEAVLCSGRVLFGQKEAELCSGRVPFGQKDAELCSGRVPYGQKEAELCSGRVPFGQKEAELCSGRVRFGQKEAELCSARVSFGQKEAELCSGRVPYAQKEAELCSGRVSFGQKEAELCSGRVSFGQKEAELCSGRVSFGQKEAELCSGRVIFGQKETELCSFRVSFGQKETELCSGRVSYGQKEAGLCSGRVRFGQKEAGLCSGRVRFVQKEAVLCSGRVSFGQKVAELCSGRVRFGQKEAVLCSGRVLFGQKVAELCSGRVSFGQKEAELCSGRVSFEQKEAELCSGRVSFGQKVAELCSGRVRFGQKEAELCSGRVRCGQKEAVLCSGRVLFGQKVAELCSGRVRFVQKEAVLCSGRVLFGQKVAELCSGRVPYAQKEAELCSGRVRFGQKEAELCSGRVSFGQKDAELCSGRVPYGQKETGLCSGRVPFGQKEAELCSGRVSF, encoded by the exons ATGCTATTTGGACAGAAGGACGCGGAGCTGTGCTCAGGTAGGGTGCCATATGGAcagaaggaggcggagctgtgctCAGGTAGGGTGCCATATGGAcagaaggaggcggagctgtgctCAG GTAGGGTGCCATTTGGACAGAAGGAGGCAGAGCTGTGCTCAGGTAGGGTGAGATTTGGAcaaaaggaggcggagctgtgctCAGCTAGGGTGTCATTTGGAcagaaggaggcggagctgtgctCAGGTAGGGTGTCATTTGGACAGAAGGAGGCTGAGCTGTGCTCAGGTAGGGTGTCATTTGGACAGAAGGAGGCTGAGCTGTGCTCAGGTAGGGTGATATTTGGACAGAAAGAGACAGAGCTGTGTTCGTTTAGGGTGTCATTTGGACAGAAGGAGACAGAGCTGTGCTCAGGAAGGGTATCATATGGACAGAAGGAGGCAGGGCTGTGCTCAGGTAGGGTGAGATTTGGACAGAAAGAGGCAGGGCTGTGCTCAGGTAGGGTGTCATTTGGACAGAAGGTGGCAGAGCTGTGCTCAGGTAGGGTGAGATTTGGACAGAAAGAGGCAGTGCTGTGCTCAGGTAGGGTGCTATTTGGAcagaaggaggcggagctgtgctCAGGTAGGGTGCCATTTGGACAGAAGGACGCGGAGCTGTGCTCAGGTAGGGTGCCATATGGAcagaaggaggcggagctgtgctCAGGTAGGGTGCCATTTGGACAGAAGGAGGCAGAGCTGTGCTCAGGTAGGGTGAGATTTGGAcaaaaggaggcggagctgtgctCAGCTAGGGTGTCATTTGGAcagaaggaggcggagctgtgctCAGGTAGGGTGCCATATGCAcagaaggaggcggagctgtgctCAGGTAGGGTGTCATTTGGAcagaaggaggcggagctgtgctCAGGTAGGGTGTCATTTGGACAGAAGGAGGCTGAGCTGTGCTCAGGTAGGGTGTCATTTGGACAGAAGGAGGCTGAGCTGTGCTCAGGTAGGGTGATATTTGGACAGAAAGAGACAGAGCTGTGTTCGTTTAGGGTGTCATTTGGACAGAAGGAGACAGAGCTGTGCTCAGGAAGGGTATCATATGGACAGAAGGAGGCAGGGCTGTGCTCAGGTAGGGTGAGATTTGGACAGAAGGAGGCAGGGCTGTGCTCAGGTAGGGTGAGATTTGTACAGAAAGAGGCAGTGCTGTGCTCAGGTAGGGTGTCATTTGGACAGAAGGTGGCAGAGCTGTGCTCAGGTAGGGTGAGATTTGGACAGAAAGAGGCAGTGCTGTGCTCAGGTAGGGTGCTATTTGGACAGAAGGTGGCAGAGCTGTGCTCAGGTAGGGTGTCATTTGGACAGAAGGAGGCAGAGCTGTGCTCAGGTAGGGTGTCATTTGAACAGAAGGAGGCAGAGCTGTGCTCAGGTAGGGTGTCATTTGGACAGAAGGTGGCAGAGCTGTGCTCAGGTAGGGTGAGATTTGGACAGAAAGAGGCAGAGCTGTGCTCAGGAAGGGTGAGATGTGGACAGAAAGAGGCAGTGCTGTGCTCAGGTAGGGTGCTATTTGGACAGAAGGTGGCAGAGCTGTGCTCAGGTAGGGTGAGATTTGTACAGAAAGAGGCAGTGCTGTGCTCAGGTAGGGTGCTATTTGGACAGAAGGTGGCAGAGCTGTGCTCAGGTAGGGTGCCATATGCACAGAAGGAGGCAGAGCTGTGCTCAGGTAGGGTGAGATTTGGACAGAAAGAGGCAGAGCTGTGCTCAGGTAGGGTGTCATTTGGACAGAAGGACGCGGAGCTGTGCTCAGGTAGGGTGCCATATGGACAGAAGGAGACGGGGCTGTGCTCAGGTAGGGTGCCATTTGGACAGAAGGAGGCAGAGCTGTGCTCAGGTAGGGTGTCATTTTGA
- the LOC125704410 gene encoding uncharacterized protein LOC125704410 isoform X31, producing MLFGQKDAELCSGRVPYGQKEAELCSGRVPYGQKEAELCSGRVPYGQKEAELCSGRVPFGQKEAELCSGRVRFGQKEAELCSARVSFGQKEAELCSGRVPYAQKEAELCSGRVSFGQKEAELCSGRVSFGQKEAELCSGRVSFGQKEAELCSGRVIFGQKETELCSFRVSFGQKETELCSGRVSYGQKEAGLCSGRVRFGQKEAGLCSGRVRFVQKEAVLCSGRVSFGQKVAELCSGRVRFGQKEAVLCSGRVLFGQKVAELCSGRVSFGQKEAELCSGRVSFEQKEAELCSGRVSFGQKVAELCSGRVRFGQKEAELCSGRVRCGQKEAVLCSGRVLFGQKVAELCSGRVRFVQKEAVLCSGRVLFGQKVAELCSGRVPYAQKEAELCSGRVRFGQKEAELCSGRVSFGQKDAELCSGRVPYGQKETGLCSGRVPFGQKEAELCSGRVSF from the exons ATGCTATTTGGACAGAAGGACGCGGAGCTGTGCTCAGGTAGGGTGCCATATGGAcagaaggaggcggagctgtgctCAGGTAGGGTGCCATATGGAcagaaggaggcggagctgtgctCAG GTAGGGTGCCATATGGAcagaaggaggcggagctgtgctCAGGTAGGGTGCCATTTGGACAGAAGGAGGCAGAGCTGTGCTCAGGTAGGGTGAGATTTGGAcaaaaggaggcggagctgtgctCAGCTAGGGTGTCATTTGGAcagaaggaggcggagctgtgctCAGGTAGGGTGCCATATGCAcagaaggaggcggagctgtgctCAGGTAGGGTGTCATTTGGAcagaaggaggcggagctgtgctCAGGTAGGGTGTCATTTGGACAGAAGGAGGCTGAGCTGTGCTCAGGTAGGGTGTCATTTGGACAGAAGGAGGCTGAGCTGTGCTCAGGTAGGGTGATATTTGGACAGAAAGAGACAGAGCTGTGTTCGTTTAGGGTGTCATTTGGACAGAAGGAGACAGAGCTGTGCTCAGGAAGGGTATCATATGGACAGAAGGAGGCAGGGCTGTGCTCAGGTAGGGTGAGATTTGGACAGAAGGAGGCAGGGCTGTGCTCAGGTAGGGTGAGATTTGTACAGAAAGAGGCAGTGCTGTGCTCAGGTAGGGTGTCATTTGGACAGAAGGTGGCAGAGCTGTGCTCAGGTAGGGTGAGATTTGGACAGAAAGAGGCAGTGCTGTGCTCAGGTAGGGTGCTATTTGGACAGAAGGTGGCAGAGCTGTGCTCAGGTAGGGTGTCATTTGGACAGAAGGAGGCAGAGCTGTGCTCAGGTAGGGTGTCATTTGAACAGAAGGAGGCAGAGCTGTGCTCAGGTAGGGTGTCATTTGGACAGAAGGTGGCAGAGCTGTGCTCAGGTAGGGTGAGATTTGGACAGAAAGAGGCAGAGCTGTGCTCAGGAAGGGTGAGATGTGGACAGAAAGAGGCAGTGCTGTGCTCAGGTAGGGTGCTATTTGGACAGAAGGTGGCAGAGCTGTGCTCAGGTAGGGTGAGATTTGTACAGAAAGAGGCAGTGCTGTGCTCAGGTAGGGTGCTATTTGGACAGAAGGTGGCAGAGCTGTGCTCAGGTAGGGTGCCATATGCACAGAAGGAGGCAGAGCTGTGCTCAGGTAGGGTGAGATTTGGACAGAAAGAGGCAGAGCTGTGCTCAGGTAGGGTGTCATTTGGACAGAAGGACGCGGAGCTGTGCTCAGGTAGGGTGCCATATGGACAGAAGGAGACGGGGCTGTGCTCAGGTAGGGTGCCATTTGGACAGAAGGAGGCAGAGCTGTGCTCAGGTAGGGTGTCATTTTGA
- the LOC125704410 gene encoding uncharacterized protein LOC125704410 isoform X5, producing MLFGQKDAELCSGRVPYGQKEAELCSGRVPYGQKEAELCSGRVPFGQKDAELCSGRVPFGQKEAELCSGRVPFGQKEAELCSGRVRFGQKEAELCSARVSFGQKEAELCSGRVSFGQKEAELCSGRVSFGQKEAELCSGRVIFGQKETELCSFRVSFGQKETELCSGRVSYGQKEAGLCSGRVRFGQKEAGLCSGRVSFGQKVAELCSGRVRFGQKEAVLCSGRVLFGQKEAELCSGRVPYGQKEAELCSGRVPFGQKEAELCSGRVRFGQKEAELCSARVSFGQKEAELCSGRVPYAQKEAELCSGRVSFGQKEAELCSGRVSFGQKEAELCSGRVSFGQKEAELCSGRVIFGQKETELCSFRVSFGQKETELCSGRVSYGQKEAGLCSGRVRFGQKEAGLCSGRVRFVQKEAVLCSGRVSFGQKVAELCSGRVRFGQKEAVLCSGRVLFGQKVAELCSGRVSFGQKEAELCSGRVSFEQKEAELCSGRVSFGQKVAELCSGRVRFGQKEAELCSGRVRCGQKEAVLCSGRVLFGQKVAELCSGRVRFVQKEAVLCSGRVLFGQKVAELCSGRVPYAQKEAELCSGRVRFGQKEAELCSGRVSFGQKDAELCSGRVPYGQKETGLCSGRVPFGQKEAELCSGRVSF from the exons ATGCTATTTGGACAGAAGGACGCGGAGCTGTGCTCAGGTAGGGTGCCATATGGAcagaaggaggcggagctgtgctCAGGTAGGGTGCCATATGGAcagaaggaggcggagctgtgctCAGGTAGGGTGCCATTTGGACAGAAGGACGCGGAGCTGTGCTCAGGTAGGGTGCCATTTGGACAGAAGGAGGCAGAGCTGTGCTCAGGTAGGGTGCCATTTGGACAGAAGGAGGCAGAGCTGTGCTCAGGTAGGGTGAGATTTGGAcaaaaggaggcggagctgtgctCAGCTAGGGTGTCATTTGGAcagaaggaggcggagctgtgctCAGGTAGGGTGTCATTTGGACAGAAGGAGGCTGAGCTGTGCTCAGGTAGGGTGTCATTTGGACAGAAGGAGGCTGAGCTGTGCTCAGGTAGGGTGATATTTGGACAGAAAGAGACAGAGCTGTGTTCGTTTAGGGTGTCATTTGGACAGAAGGAGACAGAGCTGTGCTCAGGAAGGGTATCATATGGACAGAAGGAGGCAGGGCTGTGCTCAGGTAGGGTGAGATTTGGACAGAAAGAGGCAGGGCTGTGCTCAGGTAGGGTGTCATTTGGACAGAAGGTGGCAGAGCTGTGCTCAGGTAGGGTGAGATTTGGACAGAAAGAGGCAGTGCTGTGCTCAGGTAGGGTGCTATTTGGAcagaaggaggcggagctgtgctCAG GTAGGGTGCCATATGGAcagaaggaggcggagctgtgctCAGGTAGGGTGCCATTTGGACAGAAGGAGGCAGAGCTGTGCTCAGGTAGGGTGAGATTTGGAcaaaaggaggcggagctgtgctCAGCTAGGGTGTCATTTGGAcagaaggaggcggagctgtgctCAGGTAGGGTGCCATATGCAcagaaggaggcggagctgtgctCAGGTAGGGTGTCATTTGGAcagaaggaggcggagctgtgctCAGGTAGGGTGTCATTTGGACAGAAGGAGGCTGAGCTGTGCTCAGGTAGGGTGTCATTTGGACAGAAGGAGGCTGAGCTGTGCTCAGGTAGGGTGATATTTGGACAGAAAGAGACAGAGCTGTGTTCGTTTAGGGTGTCATTTGGACAGAAGGAGACAGAGCTGTGCTCAGGAAGGGTATCATATGGACAGAAGGAGGCAGGGCTGTGCTCAGGTAGGGTGAGATTTGGACAGAAGGAGGCAGGGCTGTGCTCAGGTAGGGTGAGATTTGTACAGAAAGAGGCAGTGCTGTGCTCAGGTAGGGTGTCATTTGGACAGAAGGTGGCAGAGCTGTGCTCAGGTAGGGTGAGATTTGGACAGAAAGAGGCAGTGCTGTGCTCAGGTAGGGTGCTATTTGGACAGAAGGTGGCAGAGCTGTGCTCAGGTAGGGTGTCATTTGGACAGAAGGAGGCAGAGCTGTGCTCAGGTAGGGTGTCATTTGAACAGAAGGAGGCAGAGCTGTGCTCAGGTAGGGTGTCATTTGGACAGAAGGTGGCAGAGCTGTGCTCAGGTAGGGTGAGATTTGGACAGAAAGAGGCAGAGCTGTGCTCAGGAAGGGTGAGATGTGGACAGAAAGAGGCAGTGCTGTGCTCAGGTAGGGTGCTATTTGGACAGAAGGTGGCAGAGCTGTGCTCAGGTAGGGTGAGATTTGTACAGAAAGAGGCAGTGCTGTGCTCAGGTAGGGTGCTATTTGGACAGAAGGTGGCAGAGCTGTGCTCAGGTAGGGTGCCATATGCACAGAAGGAGGCAGAGCTGTGCTCAGGTAGGGTGAGATTTGGACAGAAAGAGGCAGAGCTGTGCTCAGGTAGGGTGTCATTTGGACAGAAGGACGCGGAGCTGTGCTCAGGTAGGGTGCCATATGGACAGAAGGAGACGGGGCTGTGCTCAGGTAGGGTGCCATTTGGACAGAAGGAGGCAGAGCTGTGCTCAGGTAGGGTGTCATTTTGA